In Micromonospora sp. WMMA1363, a genomic segment contains:
- a CDS encoding DUF5753 domain-containing protein, producing MNHAVVAAMAEAGETADSLAAQIGVDPKTAAKWASRGRIPQTRHRAKVAAILKRDVEDLWPDVLKRREPAWFRPWVDIEREAVSLRTFELAWVPGLLQTEAYARATLAGETLSAEETDQLITARVQRQTILRRDHAPMFVAVLDELILRRSAYGDRALMREQCEHVAAYAELPNVSVHVVPASVGMYPGLGGPFTLAELDNGTTVAHVDGQAQAQLVEGITDVATLSRRWERIRGEALSRSQSLDMLREAARSWT from the coding sequence ATGAATCATGCAGTCGTCGCGGCGATGGCCGAGGCCGGCGAGACCGCCGACAGCCTCGCAGCTCAAATCGGCGTTGACCCAAAGACCGCAGCGAAGTGGGCGAGTCGCGGACGGATTCCGCAGACCAGGCACCGCGCGAAGGTCGCGGCGATTCTCAAGCGAGATGTCGAGGACCTCTGGCCGGACGTTCTGAAGCGCCGCGAGCCGGCCTGGTTCCGGCCGTGGGTAGACATTGAGCGTGAGGCGGTCTCACTCCGTACGTTCGAGCTAGCCTGGGTGCCCGGCCTCCTCCAGACTGAGGCCTACGCGCGGGCAACGCTCGCCGGGGAGACGTTGAGTGCCGAGGAGACCGACCAACTGATCACGGCGCGCGTTCAGCGTCAGACGATCCTGCGCCGGGATCACGCGCCAATGTTCGTCGCGGTGCTCGATGAGCTGATCCTCCGCCGATCCGCATACGGGGACCGCGCGCTCATGCGCGAGCAGTGCGAGCACGTAGCGGCGTACGCAGAGCTACCGAACGTCTCCGTTCACGTCGTTCCGGCGTCGGTCGGCATGTACCCGGGTCTCGGCGGACCGTTCACGCTCGCAGAGCTGGACAACGGTACGACGGTGGCTCATGTGGATGGTCAAGCCCAGGCGCAACTGGTCGAAGGCATCACGGATGTTGCTACGCTGAGTCGACGGTGGGAACGCATCCGCGGGGAAGCTCTCTCGCGGTCGCAGTCCCTAGACATGCTCAGGGAAGCGGCAAGATCATGGACCTGA
- a CDS encoding DUF397 domain-containing protein, with the protein MDLTDARWRKSTKSGNNGGNCVEVADNLPGVVGVRDSKDPTGPALVFGPAAWRAFVAQLPEQP; encoded by the coding sequence ATGGACCTGACCGACGCGCGGTGGCGCAAGAGCACCAAGAGCGGAAACAACGGCGGCAACTGCGTCGAGGTTGCCGACAACCTGCCTGGTGTGGTGGGTGTCCGGGACTCGAAGGACCCGACCGGGCCGGCGCTGGTGTTCGGCCCGGCGGCGTGGCGGGCCTTCGTCGCCCAGCTCCCCGAGCAGCCCTAA
- a CDS encoding phage tail tape measure protein, whose product MAETRQLKVVVAGDAKTAMSALKSLGAGLSDVDKRSGVAGSGMDRFSRRVSSAADHSTFALAGLAAAAAGLGVAFAGALDLDRARAKFAAQLGPEQAGRLGEVAGRLYTGGFGRSMSENMDAIRRVMSSGLIPEGTADADIERITGKALNLAEAFDQDVTQTARAAGQMVRTGLADTADDAIDQLSRGFAVTGDHAEDLLDAVSEYGTQFRKLGVDGATAMGLLSQGLQAGARDADTVADALKEFSVRAVDGTKLTADGFRAVGLDASTMAAQIGKGGDEATRGLDTVLDRLRGIEDPVKRSQAAVALFGTKAEDLGEALYALDPSEAVAAIGDVAGASADLGKALQQSAGAQLDQFRRKVELAIVGKLTEAIPKIVEFGQWMVRNREWIEPVVVGLGSLAVVLGTITVAAKIYTAVQAALNVVMLANPIGLVALALAALVAGLVYAWRNSDTFRRVVTGAWIAVRNAVAVVIGWFRTAIPQAWSAVVNATKAYWGFWRTVIRSAVNGAVAVVMGMRSRVLGALSGVGRWLRDSGRRIIQGLIDGIRAMSGRVKDAIGDVLASARRMLPFSPALEGPFAGKGWTLYSGRSIPEAMAEGVTSRRRVLVRAVQGAMGDAHDAARVPVVPVGGAAGVALHRAGARPAAPTVVVHVAGSVTAERDLARTIALTVRDEIVRTGRRNGGVTEVISATLR is encoded by the coding sequence GTGGCTGAGACGAGGCAACTCAAGGTTGTTGTTGCCGGTGACGCTAAAACGGCGATGTCTGCGCTTAAATCCTTGGGCGCCGGGTTGTCGGACGTTGATAAGCGTAGCGGCGTGGCGGGATCCGGGATGGACCGTTTCAGTCGTCGGGTTTCCTCGGCTGCTGACCATTCGACGTTCGCGCTTGCGGGTTTGGCCGCCGCTGCTGCCGGTCTGGGTGTCGCGTTCGCCGGAGCACTCGATTTGGATAGGGCGCGAGCGAAGTTCGCGGCGCAGCTCGGGCCGGAACAGGCCGGGCGGTTGGGTGAGGTAGCGGGCCGGCTTTACACGGGCGGTTTCGGCCGTTCCATGAGCGAAAACATGGATGCCATCCGCCGGGTGATGTCGTCCGGGCTGATCCCGGAGGGGACAGCAGATGCCGACATTGAGCGGATCACCGGTAAAGCCTTGAATTTGGCGGAAGCGTTTGACCAGGATGTGACGCAGACAGCGCGGGCGGCTGGTCAGATGGTGCGTACCGGGTTGGCGGATACCGCCGATGACGCAATTGATCAGCTTAGCCGGGGTTTCGCGGTCACGGGTGATCACGCCGAGGATCTTTTGGATGCGGTGTCCGAGTACGGTACCCAATTCCGTAAGTTGGGTGTTGATGGTGCAACCGCTATGGGTCTGTTGTCTCAGGGGTTGCAGGCGGGAGCCCGGGACGCTGACACCGTGGCCGACGCGCTGAAAGAGTTCAGCGTCCGCGCGGTGGACGGGACAAAATTGACCGCTGACGGTTTCCGGGCTGTAGGGCTTGACGCGTCCACGATGGCCGCGCAAATCGGCAAGGGAGGCGACGAAGCCACCCGAGGCTTGGACACTGTTTTGGATAGACTGCGCGGCATTGAAGATCCCGTGAAACGGTCACAGGCCGCTGTCGCACTCTTCGGCACAAAAGCTGAAGATTTGGGTGAGGCGTTGTATGCGCTTGACCCGTCCGAGGCTGTTGCGGCTATCGGTGACGTCGCCGGAGCATCTGCGGATTTGGGGAAGGCGCTGCAACAGTCCGCCGGGGCGCAGCTAGATCAGTTCCGCCGTAAGGTTGAACTTGCGATCGTAGGGAAACTCACCGAGGCTATCCCTAAGATCGTTGAGTTTGGACAGTGGATGGTCCGGAATCGTGAATGGATTGAGCCGGTTGTGGTCGGGTTGGGGTCGCTGGCGGTGGTCCTCGGTACGATCACGGTTGCCGCGAAAATCTACACGGCTGTTCAGGCGGCACTTAACGTGGTGATGCTCGCTAACCCTATCGGCCTAGTGGCTCTGGCGTTGGCCGCTCTCGTGGCAGGTTTGGTGTACGCGTGGCGGAATAGCGACACGTTCCGGCGTGTCGTAACCGGCGCGTGGATCGCCGTCAGAAACGCGGTCGCGGTTGTCATTGGTTGGTTTCGGACGGCGATACCTCAAGCGTGGTCTGCGGTCGTCAACGCCACGAAAGCCTACTGGGGGTTCTGGCGGACTGTCATTCGGTCGGCCGTCAACGGCGCTGTCGCTGTCGTAATGGGGATGCGGTCCCGCGTCCTGGGCGCACTGTCCGGTGTGGGCCGGTGGCTGCGTGACTCGGGCCGGCGGATCATCCAAGGGCTGATTGACGGCATCCGCGCCATGAGTGGCCGGGTGAAAGACGCGATCGGGGATGTGCTCGCCTCCGCCCGCCGGATGCTGCCGTTCTCCCCGGCCCTAGAGGGCCCGTTTGCCGGCAAGGGTTGGACGCTGTACTCCGGTCGATCTATCCCAGAGGCCATGGCGGAGGGTGTCACGTCCCGCCGGCGGGTGCTGGTGCGGGCTGTCCAGGGCGCGATGGGAGACGCCCACGACGCAGCTCGTGTACCGGTGGTCCCCGTGGGCGGGGCCGCCGGCGTCGCCCTGCACCGGGCCGGGGCACGGCCGGCAGCGCCAACGGTGGTGGTGCACGTGGCCGGCAGTGTCACGGCGGAACGGGATCTAGCGCGGACGATCGCGCTCACGGTGCGGGACGAGATCGTCCGTACTGGCAGACGCAATGGGGGTGTTACTGAAGTAATCTCAGCGACTTTGCGGTAG
- a CDS encoding phage tail tube protein has product MPSVHDSYVGLAEETTYGTPVAPARFLEMVSEGFAGKYERINSEAYRAGQRVLHRDRFAPNPKGAGGDLKIEGQDSGLGVLLVHAFGAVSTGAPDGDVTPHTITVGDLAGKSLTVQVGRVDNAGTLHPWTYEGGKIASWELSNAVDGVLELSFEFDFAREYIGAGPGAYAPSTPTYSTTGQLFTFVGGSVDIGGAPFGVSEISLSEVISATLR; this is encoded by the coding sequence GTGCCGTCGGTGCATGACTCATATGTCGGGCTTGCTGAGGAAACCACCTACGGCACGCCGGTGGCTCCGGCTCGCTTCCTAGAGATGGTGTCGGAGGGGTTCGCCGGGAAGTATGAACGCATCAACTCCGAGGCGTACCGGGCCGGTCAGAGGGTGCTGCACCGGGACCGGTTCGCGCCGAACCCTAAAGGGGCCGGTGGGGATCTAAAGATCGAAGGCCAGGATTCGGGGCTCGGCGTGCTGTTGGTGCACGCTTTCGGGGCGGTGTCGACTGGCGCCCCGGATGGGGATGTCACGCCGCACACAATCACGGTGGGAGATCTCGCCGGTAAGAGTTTGACTGTGCAGGTGGGTCGGGTCGACAACGCCGGCACCCTCCACCCGTGGACGTACGAGGGTGGCAAAATCGCGTCGTGGGAACTGTCGAACGCTGTTGATGGTGTCCTTGAGTTGTCGTTTGAGTTTGATTTCGCCCGGGAGTACATCGGGGCGGGTCCGGGTGCGTACGCGCCCTCCACGCCCACCTATTCCACCACCGGGCAACTCTTCACCTTCGTCGGCGGTAGTGTCGATATTGGCGGGGCCCCGTTCGGTGTTTCCGAAATCTCGTTGAGTGAAGTAATCTCAGCGACTTTGCGGTAG
- a CDS encoding phage major capsid protein gives MDFVEAANAALDKRAAAFAQLRAVQDDAALSAAERDERAARINGEIDALGVEAEQHVRSAEREAEHRALNERAAALATTAGGESRGGVSSEASHLRRLARGEVPAVDFDFRTATSSDPANAGNTAPPTFVAMVLEAMRERSQFFSRARVLTTDGGENLEWPVKNAMNPATPVVSGATRITENTAYPKGDQSWGKAVIGAHKYGVIVEATTEIVADSALPILSILASDAGEAVADAALTDLMIGDGTNKPWGWFTRASGAVNAADLNSVTFDNLMDLQYAVTAPYRRTGVYMFNDLAVSVLRKVKDADGRYLWQPSLTAGEPDAMLGKPVLTDPNIAIAGAGAKVGVFGDPFKYLIRQVRTLRVIRSDEFGYDRDVVAFKVTWRGSGDLLDVNSVKALTVTA, from the coding sequence ATGGATTTTGTGGAGGCGGCTAACGCTGCCCTCGATAAGCGTGCTGCGGCGTTCGCGCAGCTCCGGGCGGTCCAGGACGACGCTGCCCTGTCTGCGGCGGAGCGGGATGAGCGGGCGGCCCGGATCAACGGCGAGATTGACGCCCTGGGGGTGGAGGCTGAGCAGCATGTGCGGAGTGCGGAGCGGGAAGCGGAACATCGGGCGCTGAACGAGCGTGCCGCCGCACTCGCTACGACGGCCGGGGGTGAATCCCGGGGCGGTGTGAGCAGTGAGGCGAGTCATCTGCGGCGGTTGGCGCGAGGTGAAGTCCCGGCTGTGGATTTTGACTTCCGGACGGCGACGTCCAGCGATCCGGCGAACGCGGGTAACACGGCACCGCCCACGTTTGTTGCGATGGTGCTTGAGGCTATGCGGGAGCGGTCGCAGTTTTTCAGCCGCGCCCGGGTGCTGACCACCGATGGCGGCGAGAATTTGGAATGGCCGGTCAAGAACGCGATGAATCCGGCTACCCCCGTAGTGTCGGGTGCGACCCGGATCACGGAGAACACCGCCTACCCTAAGGGTGACCAGTCGTGGGGTAAGGCGGTTATCGGTGCACACAAGTACGGTGTGATCGTGGAGGCGACTACCGAAATTGTGGCTGATTCGGCTTTGCCGATTCTGTCGATCCTCGCTAGTGACGCTGGTGAGGCGGTAGCGGATGCCGCTCTCACTGATCTGATGATCGGTGACGGCACAAATAAGCCGTGGGGCTGGTTCACGAGGGCGTCCGGTGCGGTGAACGCTGCCGATCTTAACAGCGTCACGTTTGATAATCTGATGGACTTGCAGTATGCGGTGACCGCCCCGTATCGGCGTACTGGCGTGTACATGTTCAACGATCTTGCAGTCTCTGTGCTGCGGAAAGTCAAGGACGCCGACGGCCGGTATCTGTGGCAGCCTAGCCTAACGGCCGGCGAGCCTGACGCGATGCTCGGTAAGCCTGTGCTGACTGACCCGAATATCGCCATTGCTGGTGCTGGCGCGAAGGTCGGCGTTTTCGGTGACCCCTTCAAGTATCTGATTCGGCAGGTACGGACGTTGCGTGTTATCCGGTCGGACGAATTCGGGTATGACCGTGACGTGGTGGCGTTCAAGGTCACGTGGCGCGGTTCCGGTGATCTCTTGGACGTGAATTCCGTGAAGGCGCTTACTGTCACCGCCTAA
- a CDS encoding HK97 family phage prohead protease, protein MMERRILQSEVATRSVGDNRVAVVGYAYTFDARSEDLGGFREMVASGAGRESIAEDDIRALVNHDANLILGRNRAGTLRLAEDSTGLEYEIFVDERQSYVRDLLVALERGDVTQSSFGFLVAPSGEGWTRDADGFPLRTIRAMKLFDVSPVTYPAYPSSPSTISRRAVDCAAAIAAADRSQCLPDVAGEALRMRLRLSSLAA, encoded by the coding sequence ATGATGGAGCGTCGGATTCTGCAATCTGAGGTAGCAACCCGTTCGGTCGGTGATAATCGTGTCGCGGTTGTCGGGTACGCGTACACGTTTGATGCGCGTAGTGAGGATTTGGGCGGCTTCCGGGAGATGGTTGCTTCCGGGGCGGGCCGAGAGTCGATCGCCGAGGACGACATTCGGGCGCTTGTCAACCACGACGCGAATCTGATTTTGGGTCGGAATCGTGCGGGGACGTTGCGGCTGGCTGAGGATTCCACGGGGCTTGAGTACGAAATCTTCGTGGATGAGCGGCAATCGTATGTGCGGGATCTGCTGGTTGCTCTTGAGCGTGGCGACGTCACGCAGTCATCTTTTGGTTTCCTGGTTGCGCCCAGTGGGGAGGGTTGGACGCGAGACGCGGATGGGTTTCCGCTTCGTACCATCCGGGCCATGAAGTTGTTTGATGTGTCTCCGGTGACGTATCCGGCGTATCCGTCCAGCCCCAGCACGATCAGTAGGCGGGCGGTTGATTGCGCGGCTGCTATTGCTGCCGCCGACCGGTCACAGTGTCTGCCGGATGTTGCCGGGGAAGCGCTGAGGATGCGTCTACGGCTATCCAGTCTGGCCGCTTAA
- a CDS encoding phage portal protein, translating into MSLFKRIERRAYAYGPKSVWDTDVETPPRATGAGVPVGPEQARTLAAVWACQSLIADGVASLPIDVFRRGQATGRRENIDGPGWLSRPNPVEQQPYTFWHKVMISLIGDDGNAFVRTVRDDSGKVISVYAVDPKLVHVDDRSPVPVYQVGGEEFTDREMLHIPAFVKPGKRRGLSVIDYAREAVGLGLAAEEFGARFFAQGTTMSGVVEHPGTPKPGEVAVLARMLRHSHAGVKKSHAVGILTGGASWKSISITPEQAQFLETRRFQKLEIASLYRVPPHMLDPTVQSSWGSGVEEQNKFFVDYTLVPWLVRLEQAFSGLLPVNQYLRFNVDARLRSTTTERFAAYAQAVNNGIMSLDEVRELEDMPPIPDGRGRAHVRPLNVAELGAGGDDGASDSAI; encoded by the coding sequence GTGAGCCTGTTTAAACGGATCGAGCGGCGGGCCTACGCGTACGGGCCGAAATCGGTGTGGGATACGGACGTGGAGACTCCGCCCCGTGCGACCGGTGCCGGTGTGCCGGTGGGCCCGGAGCAAGCGCGGACCCTCGCGGCTGTGTGGGCGTGCCAGTCCCTGATTGCTGACGGTGTGGCGTCGCTACCGATCGACGTGTTCCGGCGCGGGCAAGCGACGGGTCGGCGGGAGAACATCGATGGTCCCGGGTGGTTGTCCCGGCCAAACCCCGTGGAGCAACAGCCGTACACCTTTTGGCACAAGGTGATGATCAGTTTGATTGGTGACGACGGGAACGCGTTCGTTCGCACGGTCCGTGACGACTCAGGAAAGGTCATTAGTGTGTACGCGGTCGACCCGAAGTTGGTGCACGTCGATGACCGCTCTCCGGTGCCGGTGTATCAGGTGGGCGGTGAAGAGTTCACCGACCGGGAGATGCTGCACATCCCGGCGTTTGTGAAGCCCGGTAAGCGGCGTGGCCTGTCGGTGATCGATTACGCCCGTGAGGCGGTTGGACTGGGGTTGGCTGCCGAGGAATTCGGGGCGCGGTTTTTCGCCCAGGGCACCACGATGAGTGGTGTGGTGGAGCATCCCGGCACCCCTAAGCCGGGTGAGGTTGCCGTGTTGGCGCGGATGCTGCGGCACAGCCACGCCGGTGTCAAGAAAAGTCACGCGGTCGGCATCCTGACGGGCGGCGCGTCGTGGAAGTCGATCAGCATCACGCCCGAGCAAGCACAGTTTTTGGAAACCCGCCGGTTTCAAAAACTTGAGATCGCGTCGCTGTATCGGGTGCCGCCGCACATGCTTGATCCCACGGTGCAATCGTCGTGGGGGTCCGGGGTCGAGGAGCAAAACAAGTTTTTCGTTGACTACACCCTGGTGCCGTGGCTTGTGCGTCTTGAGCAGGCGTTCTCTGGGTTGCTGCCGGTAAACCAGTATCTGCGGTTCAACGTTGACGCACGGTTGCGGTCGACCACGACGGAACGGTTCGCCGCTTACGCGCAGGCTGTGAATAACGGGATCATGTCATTGGACGAAGTGAGGGAATTGGAGGATATGCCGCCGATCCCCGATGGTAGGGGCCGCGCGCATGTGCGCCCGTTGAACGTGGCGGAGTTGGGTGCGGGGGGTGATGATGGAGCGTCGGATTCTGCAATCTGA
- a CDS encoding IS1380 family transposase, whose product MPREGTCQVKSTGTRPKIIVSSDGRGVVGHAGARLLADIADVTGLTGGFSEALARLRQRQGGHDPGRVAVDLAVMIADGGEAISDLAVLRDQAGLFGAVASDPTAWRVLSGVDDAVLARLRMARAAARELAWAQSAETRDGLPVSMAAGAPVSGLVLDLDASIVICHSEKEQASKTWKKTFGYHPLFCFLDNTREALSGLLRAGRAGSNTTADHISVLDDALAQIPDVHRYGTDILVRSDSAGCTYGFLRHIRSLREHGMNTFFSVGVAIGEAIRDAIKQAAGHPEQWVPALNADGQPRDGAQVCEITGLLPADLRANYPDGTRFIVRRERPHPGAQLSLFDTIEGFRHQVMATDTGPGNGSIQHLEARHRAHARVEDRIRTGKDTGFGRFPSRVFAINAAWLELALCAIDLLAWTQHLLLDGDLATAEPKTLRYRLLHVAARITRSARRTKLRIAEGWPWADQLVTAFDRLAVLPQPVT is encoded by the coding sequence ATCCCGAGGGAAGGCACCTGTCAGGTGAAGAGTACCGGAACACGACCGAAGATCATCGTCAGTAGCGATGGACGTGGCGTGGTCGGCCACGCGGGTGCCCGTTTGCTGGCCGACATCGCGGACGTAACCGGGTTGACCGGCGGGTTCAGCGAGGCCCTGGCCAGGCTGCGGCAGCGGCAGGGCGGGCATGACCCGGGTCGGGTCGCCGTGGACCTCGCGGTGATGATCGCCGACGGTGGTGAGGCGATCAGCGATCTGGCGGTGCTGCGGGACCAAGCGGGGCTGTTCGGCGCGGTCGCCTCGGATCCTACCGCGTGGCGGGTGCTGTCTGGTGTGGATGATGCTGTTCTGGCCAGGCTGCGGATGGCCCGCGCTGCCGCGCGGGAGTTGGCGTGGGCGCAGTCGGCCGAGACCCGCGACGGGCTGCCGGTGTCGATGGCGGCTGGTGCGCCGGTGTCTGGGCTGGTGCTGGATCTGGACGCCTCGATCGTGATCTGCCACTCGGAGAAGGAGCAGGCGTCCAAGACGTGGAAGAAGACCTTCGGATATCACCCGTTGTTCTGCTTCCTGGACAACACCCGGGAGGCGTTGTCCGGGCTGCTGCGCGCCGGGCGGGCGGGGTCGAACACCACCGCCGATCACATCAGCGTTCTCGACGACGCCCTGGCGCAGATCCCCGACGTCCACCGGTACGGCACCGACATCCTCGTCCGCTCGGATTCGGCCGGCTGCACGTACGGGTTCCTGCGCCATATCCGGTCGTTGCGTGAGCACGGTATGAACACGTTCTTCTCCGTCGGGGTGGCCATCGGGGAGGCGATCCGCGACGCGATCAAGCAGGCTGCGGGGCACCCCGAGCAGTGGGTACCGGCCCTGAACGCCGACGGCCAGCCACGCGACGGCGCCCAGGTATGCGAGATCACCGGCCTACTACCGGCCGACCTGCGGGCCAACTACCCCGACGGCACCCGGTTCATCGTGCGCCGGGAACGCCCGCACCCCGGCGCACAACTGTCGCTGTTCGACACCATCGAAGGCTTCCGCCACCAGGTGATGGCCACCGACACCGGCCCCGGCAACGGATCCATCCAGCATCTGGAGGCCCGCCACCGCGCTCACGCCCGCGTCGAGGACCGCATCCGCACGGGCAAGGACACCGGGTTCGGCCGCTTCCCATCCCGGGTGTTCGCCATCAACGCCGCCTGGCTGGAACTCGCCTTGTGCGCCATCGACCTGCTTGCCTGGACCCAACACCTGCTGCTCGACGGCGACCTCGCCACCGCCGAACCCAAGACACTGCGCTACCGACTGCTGCACGTCGCCGCCCGCATCACCCGCTCGGCCCGCCGCACGAAGCTGCGCATCGCCGAAGGCTGGCCCTGGGCCGACCAGCTCGTCACCGCGTTCGACCGGCTGGCCGTGCTGCCCCAGCCCGTCACCTGA
- a CDS encoding phage terminase small subunit P27 family: MADSKSPDLKMLQGNPGNRPVGAKAASKTGCPSPPADLRGEAFAEWSRITAYLERVGRIEAVDYAALVVYCSAWALFDSARRALDEHGPLVVGRDGGLVKNPAAQVMRDASDTMLKFGGRFGFTPRDRQNLGIGADVEGGDDLDAHLRAL; the protein is encoded by the coding sequence CAGGGTAATCCGGGTAACCGTCCGGTTGGCGCAAAGGCGGCCAGCAAGACGGGGTGCCCGTCTCCCCCGGCTGATCTCAGGGGTGAGGCTTTCGCGGAGTGGTCGCGGATTACGGCTTACCTTGAGCGTGTTGGACGGATCGAGGCGGTTGATTATGCCGCCCTCGTCGTGTATTGCTCGGCGTGGGCGCTGTTTGATTCCGCCCGGCGAGCCCTGGACGAACATGGGCCCTTGGTGGTCGGCCGTGATGGTGGATTGGTGAAAAATCCGGCTGCTCAGGTGATGCGGGACGCATCGGACACGATGCTTAAATTCGGTGGCCGGTTCGGCTTCACGCCCCGTGATCGTCAAAACCTCGGCATCGGGGCGGACGTTGAGGGCGGGGACGACCTAGACGCGCACCTACGTGCCCTCTGA